The sequence CTGTTGCTCCATTGGCAACCCGATTAAATCATCAACAACTAAAGTAAAGCTGCTTTCTAATTGAGGATTGTGTTGATTCGCAAGATTTTGTAATTGTTCACAACGCAGCAATATTTGCTCTGCTTCTGCGTATAGCGCTTCTCCTGCAGGAGAAAGTATTGGGTTGCGCCCCGAACGCTCGAACAATTCTACGTTTAAATCTAGTTCTAAGTTCGCAATGGCTGTGCTCACTGCCGAGTGGGCTTTTCCGAGCTTTCTTGCCGCAGCTGAAAATGAACCTAGATCTGCTGCAAGAGTAAAAGCACTCAATTGATTTAGATTAAAATTAACCATCTGTCTGTTTTTTTGAAAGGTATCTGACTTTGTTCTTTTAGATTAGCAGGTATATTAGCTAGCACAAGGTGAGTCACCGAGAACAAAGATGGTGATTAAAGGCTACTAGCCTAACTGCACTTGCAGGCAAGGATGCGTTTTAACTCAAACAAAATAGTGAGATAAAACCATGTCTAAGGCAATTGAATCAACTTATAACGAAGATGTTGACCCAGCTAAAACGTATGAGCGTAAAGTATCGCCAAATGTAAATTTTTATCAAAGTGTAAGAGCAAGCAAAGCAGAGGGAACTCGTAAACATGTTCGTGATGAAGTATTGCTGCCACATACAGGTGATGCGTATTTTGTGAAAGCAGGGCAAGTTATTCGTTTTGAGCAGCGCCCTAGCTTACATAATCATCGTACACAGATAATTGATGTTCATTTTGTTACGCCTAATCTAGAGCAATGGGGAGACCACTTAAACACATCGGCGGTAAATGGCTTGAATCAGCGTTTATATAGTGCAGTTTGGTCTCAAAGTGGCTTCATGGAAAAAATGGTGACCTTGGTAGAGGATGAATTCCCCTACGAAAAGCTACAAGACGAAAGCTGGAGTCATATCTTTTTTGCTGCACATTGTTGTCCTGAATGGCTGAACATGTGTTACGGCAAGGAAGGGAACGTAAACAGCTGCCAAGAAAACTTTATTCATGCCTTTGGTCGCATTCCAGCAATTGCGAATATCGAGAATATTGTTGAGCGCAGAGCGGTGATTAAACAGTTCGCAGATCGAAATGACATAAATATGTTCCAGCCGAACAAATTCTCACAAGACGAGCAAGGGATAACGCGCTGTATGCTAGCACCTTCGCCAGGAGTAGAGGACGGCGTTGGCTGTGAGTTTTACGCGGAAAAAGATCAATATATCGTAGTGAGCAACTGCCCTTATGCAGACCAAGCTTTGCCATATCCTGAAGCTAAACCTAACCCAGTTTACGTAAGCATTTTTGACACTGGTATTAAGCCTGAAGTGGGTCATTTAGGTGATATAGGTGGCTGGGAAGAAGATATCTATGCGCGCATCGCGACCAAAGACAATTCGATTAAGTAAGCATCACTATATTTAGCGCCGGGTCTACTAATCTGGCGCTTATCTTAACTCCAACTGGTGAATCGCATGAGTAGTTTCAAAACAACTAATACCATTAAGACCTTACCAACTGGTAGCTTGAGCAACATATTAGATACAAAGCTAAAGGTGTTGGCGGCCATAATGCTGTTGATTAGCCAATTACTAATCTTTTTGTTTCTGCCAATCGCTGGAGGGATTGGATGGATACTTGCGTTTTCAGCAATCGAAATTGCAAGTTTAGGTGCTAGCCTTTGGCTGGTGGGTGAAGTACTGTTTTTTTCTTCAATTGCAGTACTAGGAAAGCCTGTATTTCAAGTTATTAAAGTGAACTTGCTTAAGTTAATTCGCAATCCTAGCAGTAATGAAAGCGTTCAAAGTAATTAATCTAATGTATAAATTAGCGACTAATCTGCTTAACTTCCAAGCGTGTTCTAAAAGGCCTGCAAATAATGCAGGCCTTTCTACTATGGTGGTCGCAACGGTGCTTGAACCAGTGACCCTCGCCTAGCAAAGAGGAGGGCGATGCTCTCCCGTTCTTTGTGGCTAAGCGATAAGTCTGAGTTTATCGTTTAGTAGAAAGCAAAAAGGCCTGCAAGTAATGCAGGCCTTTCTAATATGGTGGTCGCTACGGTGCTTGAACCAGTGAGCATCGACTAGCAAAGCAGCCTAGCAAAGAGGAGGGCGGTGCTCTCCCGCTCTTAATGGCTAAGCGGTAAGTCTGAATTTACTGTTTGTCAGAAAGCAAAAAGGCCTACAAATAATGCAGGCCTTTCTAATATGGTGGTCGCTACTGGGCTTGAACCAGTGACCCTCGCCTTGTAAGGGCGATGCTCTCCCAACTGAGCTAAGCGACCGAATTTTTCCTACTAACAAACCGTTCATCGAACCATTTGCTTTAAATATGGTGGTCGCTACTGGGCTTGAACCAGTGACCCTCGCCTTGTAAGGGCGATGCTCTCCCAACTGAGCTAAGCGACCGAATTTTTCTTACTAACAAACCGTTCATCGAACCGTTTGCTTTAAATATGGTGGTCGCTACTGGGCTTGAACCAGTGACCCTCGCCTTGTAAGGGCGATGCTCTCCCAACTGAGCTAAGCGACCGAATTTTCTTGCTAACAAACCGTTCATCGAACCGTTTGCTTTAAATATGGTGGTCGCTACTGGGCTTGAACCAGTGACCCTCGCCTTGTAAGGGCGATGCTCTCCCAACTGAGCTAAGCGACCGAATTTTTCTTACTAACAAACCGTTCATCGAACCATTTGCTTTAAATATGGTGGTCGCTACTGGCTTAAATCTGTGATTCTCGCCATGTAGAGAGTAGGGCGATGCCCTTACCAACCACTAACACTAATTGTTTAGTGTTTAAATATGGTGGTCGCTACTGGGCTTGAACCAGTGACCCTCGCCTTGTAAGGGCGATGCTCTCCCAACTGAGCTAAGCGACCGTCTTGTGGGGGCGTATTATAGGGTGGTCTGCGTGTGTGTCAACGCAAATTTTAAGGAAACTGACTGCTTGCACAAATTCTCGTCAAAATGCTTATTTAGGCTGCTGTGTTGGCTAAATTGTTAGCAAATTAAGCATTGTTTGAGTGTGGCTCTTAGCTAGCGAATTTTGTTGGGTGTGGTAAAATCCGCGCCATTCAACTCGGTCAACTATTTAACTAGAGAATAAACATGACAGTTCGTACTCGCGTAGCACCTTCACCAACGGGTGACCCTCATGTAGGTACCGCCTATATCGCACTATTTAACTACTGTTTCGCTAAGCAACATGGTGGCGAATTTATTCTGCGTATTGAAGATACTGACCAAGCACGTAGTTCGCGTGAATCTGAACAAGCTATATACGACAGCCTTAGCTGGTTAGGTTTGAGCTGGGACGAGGGCCCAGATTGTGGCGGATCCGCTGGCCCTTACCGCCAAAGTGAGCGAAGCGATATTTACAAAAAATACGCCCAGCAGCTTATTGATGAAGGTAAAGCGTTTTATTGTTTTGCTACTTCTGAAGAGCTTGATGAAATGCGTAAGCAGCAAATGGCAGAAGGCCTACAACCTAAATATGATGGTCGTGGCTTAAAACTTAGCGCCGAAGAAATTGCCGCTAACCTGGCCGAAGGCAAACCTTACGTTGTGCGTATGAAAATCCCAGAGTCTGGCAGCTTTAGCTTTAACGACTATTTACGTGGTGACGTTGAGATCCCTTGGGAACAGGTAGACATGCAAGTGCTACTTAAAGCCGATGGCTTGCCAACTTACTTTTTGGCTAACGTTGTTGACGACCACCTCATGGGCATTACCCACGTATTCCGTGGTGAAGAGTGGCTAAACTCAGCGCCAAAACTGCTTAAGCTTTATCAAGACTTAGGTTGGGAAGCGCCGGTACTTGGCCACATGCCATTATTGCGTAACCCAGATAAGAGTAAGCTAAGTAAGCGTAAAAACCCAACCAGCGTAAATTACTACCGTAAGATGGGCTTTTTACCAGAAGCGATGCTTAACTACTTAGGCCGCATGGGTTGGTCTATGCCTGACGAGCGTGAGAAGTTCACGCTAGCTGAGATGATTGAACACTTCGATATGAAGCGTGTATCGCTTGGTGGTCCAGTATTTGATGTTGAAAAACTAAAATGGTTAAACGGTTTATGGATCCGCGAAGAATTAAGTGACGAGCAGCTAGCGCAACGCCTAGTGGAGTGGGCCTACAATCAAGAAACGCTAATGGGCATCATTCCTCAAGCTAAGGCGCGCTTAGATGTATTGAGTGACTTAGCACCGCTTGCAGGGCACTTTGTTTCAGGCATGCCGGAATATGCGCCAGAGCTACTTACTGGCGGTAAGCTAGAAGAAGAGCAAGTTCGTAGCTTGTTACAAATGTTTATTTGGCAATTAGAAGAGCAGCGTCAGTGGGATAAAGACACGGTATTTGCGGTAGCTAAGCAATTGTCTACTCACCTAGATGTTAAAATTCGTGACTTCTTAGAGCCGATTTTTGTAGCCATCACCGGTAAAACTAGCTCAACCTCGGTGGTTGATGCTATGGCTATCTTAGGCTCGGATATGAGCCGCGCGCGTTTGCGTTTTGCGCTTAGCCATATTGGCGTAAGTAAAAAACAAGCTAAGTCTTTAGATAAAGCTTACCGCGCCTATAAAGCTAGCTGGTAAGCCAGCAGATAAAACCTAAAAAGCCAACTCTTAGAGTTGGCTTTTTTTATTTGTTAGCGCAAATAGTTTGTTTATACCAATAACATGCTGCCACAGGCCGCAACTAGTAAACCTAGCGCCAGCAAGAACTGCAATTGAAGTCTAATACTCATCGTGTTCCTTTATTGTGCATCAGTAGTGAACTCATCTTGCCCCAAGCTCAGCAACGATTACCTTGAATTACCTCACAGTTTGTTTTTTAACCACGTTTTATGCGCTAAAAATCCTTCTTAGATCTCATTTATATTGCCTTTTAATGCCAATCTTGTAACCAAATTGACACAATGGCATAACATGCTGTAGGCCCTATTTAGGCTGTGCTGTTTAGGCCCATTTGTAGCGCCTTTATTTACAAATGACTTATTTATAAATAAAGGCTTAAGCAACTAGTATTTAGCTTTTTTTTTGCTATGGTGGTTGCAGGGTTAGTTTTGTGGATACAAACTAACAAACCATAGTTAAGCAAGCGCAAGTGTTTATAAAGCAAGGAAAGCTTTAATGCTTGCTTAAGGGCAAATACACTAAATTTAGGTTTCAGCATAAACCGATAGTGATCGTTACAAGGAGATTCGATGTCTATTAGTAGTCAGTTAGATCAAGATTCTGGGCAGCTTATTATCAGTGTGGCTGGCAGGTTCGATTATTCTCTACACCGTGACTTTAGAGCCTGCTATGAGCACATTTCAGTCGAGGGCATTCAGCTGATTCTTGACTTAAGCAGTGCAGAATACATGGATAGCTCGGCATTAGGCATGATGTTATTACTTAAAGAGCACGCCGAAAAAAGCCAAGCCGAAGCCCTTACTATTCGTAAACCTTCACCGGCGATTTTGAAAATTTTAGAAATAGCCAACTTCGATAAACTACTTAAAATCGAAAATTAGTGTTTGAAGTTGATACGCTAAGCTTTCTCAACAAGGCGGTTAAAGGCACAGCCCTTGTGGTTGACGATACCCGCATAAACAGGTTGTTGTTGGGGAAAATACTCAGTGATATTGGCTATCAAGTGGTATTTGCAGAACATGGTCAACAAGCGGTAGAGCTATTTAAACAACAAGATATTGATATTGTGTTCATGGATGTATTGATGCCAGTAATGGATGGCTATCAAGCAACTGCCGAAATAAAGCGTTTAAGCACCCAAAAATTCACTCCCGTTTTATTTGTGACTGCTCAAAATGATGTTGATGCGCTGGTTAAGTGCATAGCATGTGGTGGTGATGACATTTTATTTAAGCCGGTTCACCAGGCGGTGCTCAAAGCCAAAGCGCTTGGCTTTGAGCGCACTAAAGCCATTTATAATGAAATAAGCCGACTGCATAACCAACTTCAAGAAGAAGAAGAGCTCGCCGAGCGGGTGTTTAGCAGCGCCGTGGCTAACTCGCAATGTGCTGATCAAGAATTACTGGTCTCGCTAGACAGCGCTTCTACCTTTTCAGGTGATGTAATTTTTGCCGAATATCGCCCCAATGGCGATATTCATGTTTTGTTGGGCGACTTTACTGGGCATGGTTTGCGCGCTGCAATTGGAGCAATGCCAGTTGCCGACATTTTTAGAGGTATGACCCGAAAAGGCTACACTGGTGAAGCCATTCTTCGGCAAATTAATCGTCGCCTGCATCGCTTGCTTCCTACCGGTATGTTTATGGCGGGTATATTTGTGGAGCTATCGCTTCAGCAAAAGTCTTTAACGGTGTGGAATGGCGGTATGCCCGAGATGCTTATTTATAATGCTCAGCAACAAGCAATACGTGAGCGTTTAACTTCAGCATCAATTCCTTTGGGGATTCAAAACGAAGTAGAACTTAACCTTAAAACTCTGCCCTGGTTACCTTATGATCATGGGGTAATGCTAAGTGATGGGGTAACCGAAGCGCTTAGTGCCAGTGGCGAAATGTTTGGTGATCAGCGCTTGGCTAATGCTATCGCTAATAGAGCCGCACACCCCTCGTTTATTGCCAGTATTCAGCACGAACTGCAGCTATTTTGTGAGGGTGCCGAGCAACTAGACGATATTAGCATGGTCGAAATTCCCGATTTACTGAATAGGCCAAATCAACAATCTGCCAATACTTATAAAGCCGGTCCTTTAGCGGCAGGGCAGTGGAGCTGGGCGCTTGAATTAGACGCCACTAGCCTTAAAAAGTTTACTCCTATTCCATTACTGATGACGACTCTACAAGAGTTATCGGTACACCAAACCGACCGTAATATTCTATTTACCGTGGTTAGTGAACTGTTTAACAACGCTTTTGAACACGGCGTCTTAGGTTTGGATTCGGCAATCAAAACCTCGGCCAGTGGTTTTGAAGAGTATTATCGACAACGTAAGCACAAAGCTAAAGAGCTTAGCGAAGGGTCGGTGAGTATTGCCATTGAGTTTGATGGAAAGCAAACTCGCCAGTTCACTATTAAAGTGGCCGATAGTGGTAGTGGTTTTGAAGTGACAAAAGCCGCAGAGCAAAGCTCTGAACAGCAATATTCAGGTAGGGGGCTAGGTTTGCTTGAGTCTCTTTGCGAGAGTGTGGAGTTTAACTCACGAGGCAACAGCGTTACTGCGGTTTACCGCTGCCAGCATTAATAAACTTGCTTAATTTGCCTTGAATTGTTGGCTAAATGAGCAAGTGGCTCGTTTCTAGGGAAAAACGGTTGACACTCTAGTTCCCGCTGCTTAGAATTCTGCTCGCTTTCGGCAGATATTGTGTTGAAAGTAGTGTGACTTTGGGGCTATAGCTCAGCTGGGAGAGCGCTTGCATGGCATGCAAGAGGTCCGCGGTTCGATCCCGCGTAGCTCCACCAATTCACACCCTACCGTTTATCGGGGCTATAGCTCAGCTGGGAGAGCGCTTGCATGGCATGCAAGAGGTCCGCGGTTCGATCCCGCGTAGCTCCACCAATTTTCTCTTCTACTCTTATCCTGTATTGAGCAACTAACACTTAGTTGTGATTTTCTGTTTCTGTCTATTGTTGCTTTAAGCCGCTACTTACTACACTCAAAGTCTGATGTATTATATTGAGTACCGCTTATGTTTATCCGCAATCTTGGTTTACAGTGCTTATTGGCTGCTAGTTTAACTATTTTTACTTCTGCCTCTTTCGCCGAACCGCTCCCCACTCGAGACCAAGCTGCTCAAGCTTTAGCAGCTAGCTATAACCAACAACAACGGCAGTTCATGCTTGAGTCAGTTAACGCAACAGCCAGCGCGCAAGGAGACTTGGTTCACTATCATTTAACCTTAGCTGAGCAAGACTCTAGTGCTAAAGACATCGAATTATTGGCCCAACAAGTAAGAGCCGATATTTGCAAAGTAGACCAGCAGTCTTTGTATCGTGGAGTAAGAGTAAAACTGGTGATAAACCGCAGCAATGGCGAGTCGCTGTATCAAGCGATTCAAAGTGACAATGACTGCTCCCGTTTGCCTTATTAATACCGTCCCTTAGAGATTACTAAAGAACATCATCGTTAAAGTAGTTAATTGCTCGTAACTGAGCAATTGACCGCTTGCTTGTTTACTTATCGTCTATCCTCTTGATAAGACGTGTGAATTGAGGAGTGTTAAGTATGTCTTTTACCAATACCATCGAGTCGATGTGTCCTATTGCTCGCGGGCCAGATCATCAAAACTCACCCATCCCCATGGAAGGGAAATGGGTAAACGCCATTGAAGTGACCGACATCTCTGGCTTGTCTAATGGGGTTGGCACTTGCGCCCCACACCAAGGAGCAACCAAGGTATCGATTAACGTGAAAAATGGCATTATAGAAGAGTGCTTAATTGAAACGGTGGGGTGCTCGGGCATGACCCATTCTGCAGCAATGGCATCAGAAATCCTTACCGGAAAAACGCTATTAGAGGCGCTTAATACCGATTTAGTGTGTGATGCAATTAATGTAGCGATGCGCTCAATTTTCGAAAACCTCGCCTATGGGCGAAGCCAAACCGCTTTTTCTGAAGGTGGCTTACCCATTGGGGCTGGCCTAGACGATTTAGGCAAAGGCTTGCGCTCTCAAGTAGGCACTGCCTATGGCACCAGAGCTAAAGGGGCACGCTATTTAGAGCTTGCCGAAGGCTACGTTACGCGAATGGCCTTAGACGAAGACAACGAAATTATTGGCTACGAGATAGTACAAATGGGCAAGATGATGAGCGCCATTGCTGATGGGGTAGACGCCAATCAAGCTTTAGATGACAGTAAATCTCACTATGGACGCTTTGAAGACGGTGTTCAGTACGTTGACCCGCGAAAAGTTTAGGGAGTAACAACATGGCAGAATTTGAAGGAAAAGAGCGCCGAATTGAGCGGATCGAGCAAACTTTAGCGCAATACCAACTCACATCATTAGAAGCCGCGCGCGAGCTATGCCAATCACGTGGCTTTGATCCACACGATATTACCTTAACCACCCAGCCTATTGCCTTTGAAAATGCCGCTTGGGCCTACGTATTAGGTGGCGCGATAGCAATTAAAAAGCAAGATAAAACCGCCGAGCAAGCCGCGCTTTCTATTGGCGAAGCTCTGCAAAGTTTTTGTGTACCAGGCTCGGTAGCTGATCAACGTAAGGTGGGCTTAGGCCACGGAAACTTAGCCTCTCGTTTGCTTTCAACTCAGTCGGATTGCTTTTGTTTTTTAGCGGGGCACGAGTCTTATGCCGCCGCAGAAGGGGCAATTAAAATATCTGAGTATGCTAACCAAGTAAGAAGCAAACCTTTGCGCCTTATTCTTAATGGCCTTGGCAAAGATGCGGCTTATATGATTGCTCGGATGAATGGTTTTACCTACGTGCAAACCCAATTTGATTACCAAACGGGCGAATTGAATATCACCCGAGAAAAGGTATTTGGCAAAGGCCACCGAGCCACTATTCGCTGCTACGGCACCGATGATGTAGTAGAGGGTGTAGCGGTAATGCATCACGAAGGTGTGGATATTTCTATT comes from Agarivorans sp. Alg241-V36 and encodes:
- the gltX gene encoding glutamate--tRNA ligase, encoding MTVRTRVAPSPTGDPHVGTAYIALFNYCFAKQHGGEFILRIEDTDQARSSRESEQAIYDSLSWLGLSWDEGPDCGGSAGPYRQSERSDIYKKYAQQLIDEGKAFYCFATSEELDEMRKQQMAEGLQPKYDGRGLKLSAEEIAANLAEGKPYVVRMKIPESGSFSFNDYLRGDVEIPWEQVDMQVLLKADGLPTYFLANVVDDHLMGITHVFRGEEWLNSAPKLLKLYQDLGWEAPVLGHMPLLRNPDKSKLSKRKNPTSVNYYRKMGFLPEAMLNYLGRMGWSMPDEREKFTLAEMIEHFDMKRVSLGGPVFDVEKLKWLNGLWIREELSDEQLAQRLVEWAYNQETLMGIIPQAKARLDVLSDLAPLAGHFVSGMPEYAPELLTGGKLEEEQVRSLLQMFIWQLEEQRQWDKDTVFAVAKQLSTHLDVKIRDFLEPIFVAITGKTSSTSVVDAMAILGSDMSRARLRFALSHIGVSKKQAKSLDKAYRAYKASW
- a CDS encoding GGGtGRT protein codes for the protein MAEFEGKERRIERIEQTLAQYQLTSLEAARELCQSRGFDPHDITLTTQPIAFENAAWAYVLGGAIAIKKQDKTAEQAALSIGEALQSFCVPGSVADQRKVGLGHGNLASRLLSTQSDCFCFLAGHESYAAAEGAIKISEYANQVRSKPLRLILNGLGKDAAYMIARMNGFTYVQTQFDYQTGELNITREKVFGKGHRATIRCYGTDDVVEGVAVMHHEGVDISITGNSTNAARFQHPVAGTYKKERLLLGKEYFSVASGGGTGRTMHPDNVGAGPASYGLTDTMGRMHCDAQFAGSSSVPAHVEMMGLVGMGNNPMVGASVAVSVAVEQSQ
- a CDS encoding DUF1989 domain-containing protein, yielding MSKAIESTYNEDVDPAKTYERKVSPNVNFYQSVRASKAEGTRKHVRDEVLLPHTGDAYFVKAGQVIRFEQRPSLHNHRTQIIDVHFVTPNLEQWGDHLNTSAVNGLNQRLYSAVWSQSGFMEKMVTLVEDEFPYEKLQDESWSHIFFAAHCCPEWLNMCYGKEGNVNSCQENFIHAFGRIPAIANIENIVERRAVIKQFADRNDINMFQPNKFSQDEQGITRCMLAPSPGVEDGVGCEFYAEKDQYIVVSNCPYADQALPYPEAKPNPVYVSIFDTGIKPEVGHLGDIGGWEEDIYARIATKDNSIK
- a CDS encoding iron-sulfur cluster assembly scaffold protein, encoding MSFTNTIESMCPIARGPDHQNSPIPMEGKWVNAIEVTDISGLSNGVGTCAPHQGATKVSINVKNGIIEECLIETVGCSGMTHSAAMASEILTGKTLLEALNTDLVCDAINVAMRSIFENLAYGRSQTAFSEGGLPIGAGLDDLGKGLRSQVGTAYGTRAKGARYLELAEGYVTRMALDEDNEIIGYEIVQMGKMMSAIADGVDANQALDDSKSHYGRFEDGVQYVDPRKV
- a CDS encoding fused response regulator/phosphatase, whose translation is MFEVDTLSFLNKAVKGTALVVDDTRINRLLLGKILSDIGYQVVFAEHGQQAVELFKQQDIDIVFMDVLMPVMDGYQATAEIKRLSTQKFTPVLFVTAQNDVDALVKCIACGGDDILFKPVHQAVLKAKALGFERTKAIYNEISRLHNQLQEEEELAERVFSSAVANSQCADQELLVSLDSASTFSGDVIFAEYRPNGDIHVLLGDFTGHGLRAAIGAMPVADIFRGMTRKGYTGEAILRQINRRLHRLLPTGMFMAGIFVELSLQQKSLTVWNGGMPEMLIYNAQQQAIRERLTSASIPLGIQNEVELNLKTLPWLPYDHGVMLSDGVTEALSASGEMFGDQRLANAIANRAAHPSFIASIQHELQLFCEGAEQLDDISMVEIPDLLNRPNQQSANTYKAGPLAAGQWSWALELDATSLKKFTPIPLLMTTLQELSVHQTDRNILFTVVSELFNNAFEHGVLGLDSAIKTSASGFEEYYRQRKHKAKELSEGSVSIAIEFDGKQTRQFTIKVADSGSGFEVTKAAEQSSEQQYSGRGLGLLESLCESVEFNSRGNSVTAVYRCQH
- a CDS encoding STAS domain-containing protein, with product MSISSQLDQDSGQLIISVAGRFDYSLHRDFRACYEHISVEGIQLILDLSSAEYMDSSALGMMLLLKEHAEKSQAEALTIRKPSPAILKILEIANFDKLLKIEN